In Treponema vincentii, a single window of DNA contains:
- a CDS encoding Rpn family recombination-promoting nuclease/putative transposase, translating into MIEFISLVSQLSKDDFDDVRIENSEQIPRFYNDKTGRLDIKIRLNDGRKIDVEMSFSDRLPCLSENTSFAIRQNIAAAWNHRHPWRNRYGKKSLPIKVKK; encoded by the coding sequence ATGATCGAATTTATTTCTTTGGTTAGTCAGTTGAGCAAGGATGATTTTGATGATGTCCGTATCGAGAATAGCGAACAAATTCCCCGATTTTACAACGATAAAACAGGACGGCTGGATATAAAAATCCGCTTAAATGACGGGCGTAAAATCGATGTGGAGATGTCGTTTTCCGATAGACTTCCGTGTCTATCGGAAAACACGAGTTTTGCCATTCGGCAAAACATCGCTGCTGCGTGGAATCACCGCCATCCTTGGCGGAACAGATATGGGAAAAAGTCTCTACCGATAAAGGTCAAAAAGTGA
- a CDS encoding TonB-dependent receptor plug domain-containing protein produces the protein MIAAMFCCGVSLYAQETKKAPVIVITGNKIEQVAEESVEKVTVVSEEKIAEMGAKNAAEVLQNIPGVTITEHPMEGVSMQGFSGAYVKVLIDGVAVGGDVGGASPIALIPASDIDHIEIVKGASSALYGSDAMGGVINIITKKNRTNWSVTTKQEIDIHKHYYGMAGFSFKHKAFGLQGIGSFDNMPGMITRNADPLGRQIDTFIFPKTRMGFGRLTADIYTTYGPVKLYGVYTNHNRYMNQSEDIANRFISEKGEAGIKSSLTFGEMAQVNIFSSYKYFKHIFDEIYTASGSPNRRNSVFHELENEINANFDFSIAHSLLAGINAKWAMMQGREFPKPKHSVLLGLFTQYTWNMQGEDVLRLISGLRFDIAPPLQKGEGTLAQFTPKFTLRYDPLDSLTIRFSYGMGFKVPTLQQKYWLFFHSAPANFVLLGNPALKPEYSHGFNASIEYKPVKGLTFGISGYFNYVNNLIFAVETDKRTGTFPDANGVLHRVTGIRQYQNIDRVMTTGGDFSVQYQWKWIETTLTYTIAGMYNYDLQNKRYYHGAYYVPHQIKLNITGIIPVWLTRITLGINWDAPQNIRRGYDIRAADKLKLTDENYIASPDKLLLNLHISQKFWNDRIEVYAGIKNLLNNISFMKGTDGRTMKDFYGLQEGIVGYFGVGIKYDAAPVKKEQKPQEPAQDAAPPAMQTGESIPMPAEGTMMPGVQQ, from the coding sequence ATGATAGCAGCAATGTTCTGCTGCGGTGTAAGTCTGTACGCGCAAGAAACCAAAAAAGCGCCGGTTATCGTCATTACCGGAAACAAAATTGAACAGGTAGCCGAAGAATCGGTCGAAAAAGTAACGGTTGTTTCCGAAGAAAAAATAGCCGAAATGGGTGCAAAAAATGCAGCGGAAGTGCTGCAAAATATTCCCGGTGTTACCATAACGGAACATCCGATGGAAGGGGTATCCATGCAGGGTTTCAGCGGAGCCTACGTCAAAGTGCTGATCGACGGTGTGGCTGTCGGCGGAGATGTCGGCGGCGCCTCCCCCATCGCACTTATTCCGGCTTCGGACATCGATCATATCGAAATCGTAAAAGGCGCTTCGTCCGCACTCTACGGTTCTGATGCGATGGGCGGCGTTATCAATATCATCACAAAAAAGAATCGGACAAATTGGTCGGTTACTACTAAACAAGAAATAGATATCCACAAACACTATTACGGTATGGCGGGCTTCTCCTTTAAACATAAGGCGTTCGGTTTACAGGGAATAGGATCATTCGACAATATGCCCGGCATGATAACCCGCAATGCCGATCCGCTCGGACGGCAAATAGATACCTTTATTTTCCCGAAAACACGCATGGGATTCGGGAGACTTACAGCCGACATTTATACCACGTACGGACCGGTAAAGCTGTACGGAGTATATACAAATCATAACCGTTACATGAATCAGTCGGAAGATATTGCAAACCGATTTATCAGCGAAAAGGGAGAAGCCGGTATAAAAAGCTCGCTGACATTCGGAGAAATGGCACAGGTCAATATTTTTTCAAGCTACAAATACTTCAAACATATCTTTGATGAAATATATACGGCATCGGGAAGCCCAAACCGACGGAATTCAGTATTCCATGAACTTGAAAACGAGATTAACGCTAACTTTGATTTTTCCATCGCACATTCATTACTCGCAGGTATAAACGCAAAATGGGCGATGATGCAAGGCAGAGAGTTTCCGAAGCCCAAACATTCAGTGTTGTTAGGGCTGTTCACCCAATACACATGGAATATGCAGGGAGAAGACGTACTGCGGCTTATTAGCGGATTACGTTTTGATATTGCCCCACCTTTACAAAAAGGAGAAGGCACATTAGCCCAGTTTACCCCTAAATTCACCTTGCGATACGACCCGCTGGATTCCCTCACGATTCGCTTTTCTTATGGAATGGGCTTTAAAGTTCCGACCTTGCAGCAAAAATATTGGCTGTTTTTCCATTCCGCACCGGCGAACTTTGTGTTATTAGGCAATCCGGCGCTCAAACCGGAATACTCTCACGGTTTTAATGCATCCATCGAATATAAACCGGTGAAAGGCCTGACATTCGGTATAAGCGGTTACTTTAACTATGTAAATAACCTGATATTCGCAGTTGAAACCGATAAACGGACAGGCACATTTCCCGATGCGAACGGCGTTCTCCATAGGGTTACCGGTATCCGCCAATATCAGAATATCGACCGTGTAATGACAACCGGCGGCGATTTTTCCGTACAATATCAATGGAAATGGATAGAGACCACGCTGACATACACCATTGCCGGTATGTACAATTACGATCTCCAAAATAAGCGGTATTACCACGGCGCCTATTATGTACCTCATCAGATTAAACTCAACATCACCGGTATTATTCCGGTTTGGTTAACACGAATAACGCTGGGTATTAACTGGGATGCACCGCAAAACATCCGTCGAGGATATGATATCAGAGCTGCCGATAAACTGAAATTGACGGATGAAAATTACATTGCGAGCCCGGACAAGCTGCTGCTCAATCTGCATATCAGCCAAAAGTTCTGGAACGATCGAATTGAAGTGTATGCCGGTATAAAAAACCTACTGAACAATATCAGCTTTATGAAAGGTACGGACGGACGGACAATGAAAGACTTCTACGGTTTGCAAGAAGGAATTGTAGGGTATTTCGGCGTCGGTATTAAATACGATGCGGCTCCCGTTAAAAAAGAGCAGAAACCGCAGGAACCTGCACAGGATGCAGCGCCTCCGGCAATGCAGACCGGGGAGAGCATACCGATGCCGGCTGAAGGAACGATGATGCCCGGAGTACAGCAATAA